GGGCTTGGCCATGAACTTACCCCGCATAACGATGCCGACATCGTCAAACTGGAACACACCCTGGCTTTTGAAGGGTTCAAGGAAATCATCCTTGTATAGAGGATCTGCAATCATTTCGGCGCCGATCCGTTTGAAGATCTTTTTGACTTTATTGGGGTCGGTATCAAATGGCACGGTGAACATCAGCTTCATGATGACCCAGTCCCGGCTGAAATTCGTCAGCTTGGGAATTTCGCCGTAGGGAATGGTATGCACCAGGCCACGGTGGTGGCGCAGCTGCATCGAGCGGATCGAGATTTTTTCGACCGTGCCCATGGTGCCGCCGACCTCGACATATTCGCCAACGCGAAAGGCATCGTCGATCAGGAAGAAGACGCCTGAAACCACATCAGTGACCAGTTTCTGGGCACCGAAACCAATCGCCAGACCAAGGATACCAGCCCCAGCCAGCAGGGGTGTGATGTCAATGCCAAGGCTGCCAACGGCCAGCAGACCGAAGATCACCATAATAGCAGTCTGGGCGCTGACCAATGCAAGTGGCAGTACGGTGGTCAAACGAGATCCACCTGCGCCACCGCCTTCGCCACCACCCAGATCGCCTTCAACTCCGGCCACGGATGTTTGTTCTTTGGCAAGCTGGCGGTTGACGTAAAGCGAGACCAGTTCATAGATCACATAGCCAGTGGCAACGGTCATGATGAACTCAACCGAGTTGGCGGCAAACCGTTCACCAACGCCAGCCGCTGCCAGATTTCGTAAATCAAGGTTCCAGGCTTCTGCAACCCTCAGGACCACAATCAGGCCGGCAATAACACGCCCGATTTTGATATAGCTCCGTTTGGTGGCTTTATAGGCGGCCTCGGCCACGGCCCCTTCGCCAATCATCGGCGGCAACATATGACGCACCAAACCGCGAATGGCAGTGTCTATGACCGGTGCCAAAAGCAGCCAGAACATTGTGGTGTAATGCGGAGTTGTCAGGAGTAGCTTGAAGTACCCGAAACCAGACAGAACCTGAACGACAACCCAAGTGACAGCGGCAACCGCAATGGCAAAGTAGGGGTAGGCAGAGGCCACCCAGACGTCGAACCTGCTGCGATCCGGATCCGTTCCAAGCATCATCTGGGTCAGACCTTCACGGGCGGTCCAGAATATCAGTGCCACATAGATGTGCACGGCTGAGTTTAGCCAGAAGGCAATGCGTGTTTCTGCAATGGCAACACCATTTGCGGTGTTGAACCCAATGATGAACATCGTGAAACCACCCAATAGCACCAAGCCAATCAGGTTCCGGTGCAGATAGGCAGCCCAACGGTCGTCTATATTGACCAGCCGAAGATCGGACCGGTGCGGTGCAAGTACAAAGCGCGAGACTGCAGCGCCAAGGCGAGGAAACCAGATCATGTAGGTGACAAATGGTCCGGCAAAGGAAAGTTGCGCAGGGCTAAGCAGGGCCAGGCCGACAGTTCTGAGTGCCACATAAAACGCAACCAAGCCTAGGATTTCGCGACCAAAACGGCGGGCCAGAAAGCCAAGCGCGCTCCATAGTGTAGCATCGTCGGCCGTAGCTTCAGTGCCCTGCCAGCGTTTTGAGATCCTATTTACGATCATCTCGGCAGCAAGACCTGCGGCAATGGCAATTGCCATGAATGCGAAAAGTTTCAGCAGGCCCATGTCGCCAAATGCCGATCGAAAGTTCGACAGGGCCTCGATCTGTTTGGAACCCAAGTGAGACAGCTTCCCAATGGCGCTTAGGCCGGGTGAATAGAACGCTGTCCAGGTTTCTTCCAGGGTTGCGATCAATCCTTTGCCTGGTGCCGGCGCAGATTGAGCAGCAGCAACTGCGTCCAGTCGATCCAGCAATAGACCGCGCACTTGATCATCTGACATTCTGGCGACCATTTCGTGGATGGCCTCTGGGGTCAATGGATCCGGGAGCGTCACCGTATCTGCGGTGTTGGTGCCTGAGGTTGGCAGCATTTGCGATTGGGCGGAAAGAGGCGCTGTCGTTGCAAAGGCCATCAGGACGATCAGTCCCAAGACATGCAAAACCTGAACGTAGCGCTGCAATAGAGTTTTCATATTATCCTCTGGAAAATCTGTCGGAGGTTAAAAAATTAGTAGGCTGGCAAAACACCGGAA
This portion of the Parasedimentitalea marina genome encodes:
- a CDS encoding mechanosensitive ion channel family protein, which codes for MKTLLQRYVQVLHVLGLIVLMAFATTAPLSAQSQMLPTSGTNTADTVTLPDPLTPEAIHEMVARMSDDQVRGLLLDRLDAVAAAQSAPAPGKGLIATLEETWTAFYSPGLSAIGKLSHLGSKQIEALSNFRSAFGDMGLLKLFAFMAIAIAAGLAAEMIVNRISKRWQGTEATADDATLWSALGFLARRFGREILGLVAFYVALRTVGLALLSPAQLSFAGPFVTYMIWFPRLGAAVSRFVLAPHRSDLRLVNIDDRWAAYLHRNLIGLVLLGGFTMFIIGFNTANGVAIAETRIAFWLNSAVHIYVALIFWTAREGLTQMMLGTDPDRSRFDVWVASAYPYFAIAVAAVTWVVVQVLSGFGYFKLLLTTPHYTTMFWLLLAPVIDTAIRGLVRHMLPPMIGEGAVAEAAYKATKRSYIKIGRVIAGLIVVLRVAEAWNLDLRNLAAAGVGERFAANSVEFIMTVATGYVIYELVSLYVNRQLAKEQTSVAGVEGDLGGGEGGGAGGSRLTTVLPLALVSAQTAIMVIFGLLAVGSLGIDITPLLAGAGILGLAIGFGAQKLVTDVVSGVFFLIDDAFRVGEYVEVGGTMGTVEKISIRSMQLRHHRGLVHTIPYGEIPKLTNFSRDWVIMKLMFTVPFDTDPNKVKKIFKRIGAEMIADPLYKDDFLEPFKSQGVFQFDDVGIVMRGKFMAKPGTQFTIRKEIYNRVRKEFDANGIEFARREVRVALPGLDESDNLSEADKTAVAAAAGAAVQQQVEAKAAEAAAAKGKK